One Thiocapsa sp. genomic window, CTTGTCCTGGCCCTGACCGCTGGGTCGCGCGTCCTGCTGGCCGATGACGAGGAAGCGGGTGGTATTGCCGGGCTCGTCCTCGATACGTTCGGCGAGCACCTTGAGCCCGTAGATCTCGGCGGCTTGGAGACCGGCGACGGCCGCGGCATCCTCTTCGGTCGCGGCGGTGCGCGCGGCCTCGGCGTTGCTGCCGACGGCGACGCGCTCGGCGTTCGGGAGATGGCGGTCGAGCCAGCCGCGGCACTGCGCCAGCGATTGCTGATGGGAATAGAGGGTGCGGATGGCGCAAAGATCATCCGTCACACTCATCAGGTGATGATGGATCCGCAGACTCACCTCGCCCGTGATCATCAGGGGCGAGGTCATGAACATGTCCAGGGTGTGGCTCACCACGCCCTCGGTCGAGTTCTCGACCGGGACCACGCCGAAGTCGCACGAGCCGGCCTCGACCTCTCTGAAGATCTCGCCGATCGTGGCCAAGGCGAAGGTGTTGACCGAATGCCCGAAGTGCTTGATGGCCGCGGCCTGCGTGAAGGTCCCGGCCGGGCCAAGGAAGGCGACGTTGAGCGGACGCTCGAGCGCCAGGCAGGCGGACA contains:
- the pheA gene encoding prephenate dehydratase, producing MGQESAKGDALEDVRNRIDAIDSELLGLISERARCAQQVAHIKTAADGNQVQFYRPEREVAVLRRIKAANPGPLDGEEVARLFREIMSACLALERPLNVAFLGPAGTFTQAAAIKHFGHSVNTFALATIGEIFREVEAGSCDFGVVPVENSTEGVVSHTLDMFMTSPLMITGEVSLRIHHHLMSVTDDLCAIRTLYSHQQSLAQCRGWLDRHLPNAERVAVGSNAEAARTAATEEDAAAVAGLQAAEIYGLKVLAERIEDEPGNTTRFLVIGQQDARPSGQGQDKSSLLLSCRNQAGGLHNLLTPLAAHGISMTRIESRPSRRGIWDYVFFIDIMGHRDDPKVALALENLRQSSLLFKVLGSYPLAVL